One Aspergillus oryzae RIB40 DNA, chromosome 2 genomic window carries:
- a CDS encoding uncharacterized protein (predicted protein) — protein MATTPPPPSTLRVPPTPRHGPGYDQYEPYSTRHSARLASQRASKERHTTPPPNFPPSQSSKSTKKQHKELGAMSPPESARRSPRKKTSDRIGSFLAANSLDGASELDDSDPFGISEPSNSTHPLHAFQTTMSQGMLPTPAKTPKKKAVGDIGNTARVLFPPPSGRTKKSKKYTGFSLDSFDDNARGGSDIQIYTDSRDRIPEPDQSEDNPFCKKPTVPTRFSRRRAEQSKRDKEVDESVKRDDGMTYVFRGKKIFRKFVDPVDSDGDDDDDDLGLLAARPDLLDEDITANVRPLTRSSIKPRVLFPTANDRAPPSNHVSDGDEEAATDIEDHMLVPDVAETVDRPVDVEMKQRPVTPPPNTVETPPSPGATIRSLRSRTKRDDPEHRTPTVPETKKKRVSPFDGWLRRKPTPVPAGSKAKKRDAAETAGSPGGPATKRTRGSRAAVTPS, from the exons ATGGCGACGACACCTCCGCCGCCGTCAACTCTGCGTGTGCCTCCCACTCCACGACATGGACCCGGATATGACCAATATGAACCGTACTCTACGCGCCATTCGGCCAGACTAGCTAGTCAAAGGGCATCGAAGGAGAGGCACACAACTCCCCCGCCGAACTTTCCGCCGTCGCAAAGTTCCAAAAGTACAAAGAAGCAACACAAGGAACTGGGAGCAATGTCACCACCTGAGTCTGCCCGCAGGTCCCCCCGCAAGAAGACATCCGATCGAATTGGCAGCTTCCTTGCCGCAAATTCACTAGATGGCGCCTCTGAACTAGACGACTCAGATCCTTTCGGCATCTCCGAGCCTTCCAACTCCACCCATCCTTTACACGCATTTCAGACTACCATGTCACAGGGAATGCTGCCAACACCTGCGAAAAcgcccaagaagaaagcggTTGGTGATATTGGGAACACAGCACGGGTTCTCTTTCCTCCGCCCTCTGGACGTACcaagaagagcaaaaaaTACACTGGCTTTTCCCTGGATAGCTTTGACGATAATGCTCGGGGCGGATCCGATATTCAGATTTACACCGACTCTCGTGACCGGATTCCAGAGCCAGACCAGAGCGAAGACAACCCATTCTGCAAGAAACCCACTGTCCCTACACGTTTTTCGAGACGCAGGGCAGAGCAAAGTAAGCGCGACAAGGAAGTTGACGAATCAGTGAAACGTGATGATGGCATGACTTATGTATT CCGTGGCAAGAAAATTTTCCGCAAGTTTGTCGACCCAGTTGACagtgatggggatgatgacgatgacgacttGGGCTTGCTCGCAGCTCGCCCAGATCTTTTGGACGAAGACATCACTGCCAACGTTCGACCACTCACCCGCTCGTCCATCAAGCCTCGTGTGCTCTTTCCCACAGCAAATGACCGCGCACCTCCGTCAAATCATGTTAgcgatggcgatgaagaagcagctACTGACATCGAAGACCATATGCTCGTTCCTGATGTAGCAGAAACTGTTGATCGCCCTGTCGACGTTGAGATGAAGCAGCGACCAGTTACTCCTCCACCAAACACTGTTGAAACTCCTCCCTCGCCAGGTGCGACAATACGCTCGTTGCGTTCTCGAACCAAGCGTGATGATCCGGAGCACCGAACACCTACGGTCCCAgagaccaaaaagaaacgcGTCAGTCCCTTTGATGGTTGGCTGAGAAGGAAACCGACTCCTGTGCCCGCAGGGTCTAAAGCCAAGAAGAGGGACGCCGCTGAAACGGCTGGCAGCCCTGGTGGCCCGGCTACCAAGAGAACCAGAGGAAGTCGAGCTGCTGTCACACCGTCCTGA
- a CDS encoding Mcm10/DnaG-type zinc finger protein (protein required for S-phase initiation or completion) has translation MQRRRENFGSPLKRSTTTPDLRTRSEQLLEDGLEDEDEDDDEETLKLKLAAIEARLKLKQLQKNRGRPGTSGSDTHDRDGALSRPGSAVSASSRTQDNIPRMKGARDATSRLEPNDVQVPLSPTRRPVVAAPPASPRRYILGIDKGLKGSDVSLKRPPSSRTTGRPTSGGGIRDGMTLHSHTALTQALAGEPGNRPKSFSERMAESRSADKLRRERAERLQVNRSSAFQFDKAEVDAFKAAAEARKGSPTRSPTRNRQTESFSREDILRSCNNLKPAGLKRSQTLPSVRRNLDQDEPGSYLHRRNQKSESEAQAASSTSFEHTGSDESREGSVLDKTPDASKFEAFSSLHLSNRILPHSFLTRTLADKKVLRIPDLLRTVKGPAFELPETINGDYVVFGIVASKSEPRDIKESKKVSAKEADPFDEGLNNNSRYMCIQLTDLKWTIDLFLFDTAFPRYYRLSEGILIAILNPTILPPPKHKLDTNKFSLAISSSDDKVLEIGYAQDIGFCKAVRKDGKTCQAWVDARKTEFCDFHIDIQVRRTQSQRMGVNGGTGMFGPGGRSGPRTGFFGGGKGKGEGPRKGLKQNGAQYDFQSQSLYYVAPAPKSRAGNSSSFVMPGGQSAARLIDADDEDPFIAAGRMGRGMENKEERFRRRLMEQQRERDIAQKLTSRGIGMGAEYLRARNSGNSSSPLPENITPAKTNQNAAETPSSHSGLLGFRKANTVKLGPLKRAHDGTHGSSVKKTRFITAKGIKEAGRDSLGMSEATKTGFDDDDDDELDII, from the coding sequence ATGCAGCGGCGTCGAGAAAATTTTGGGTCCCCTCTCAAACGTTCAACTACAACCCCGGACCTTCGAACCAGGTCGGAACAGCTCTTGGAGGACGGTCtagaggacgaggatgaagatgacgatgaggaaacGCTGAAATTGAAGTTAGCAGCAATCGAGGCGCGACTGAAGCTGAAGCAACTTCAAAAAAATCGTGGGAGGCCAGGCACTTCGGGATCAGACACACACGACAGAGACGGCGCGCTGTCCAGACCAGGGTCGGCGGTTAGCGCCTCGTCACGGACTCAAGATAATATACCAAGGATGAAGGGCGCGAGAGACGCAACTAGCAGACTCGAGCCCAATGATGTGCAGGTCCCATTGTCACCGACACGACGTCCGGTAGTCGCAGCTCCACCCGCCTCCCCGCGAAGGTATATACTCGGCATCGACAAGGGCCTCAAAGGCAGTGATGTTTCCCTTAAGCGACCCCCAAGCTCAAGGACTACTGGCCGACCGACCAGCGGAGGTGGTATTCGAGACGGTATGACTTTGCATTCCCACACTGCTCTAACGCAGGCTTTGGCAGGGGAACCAGGAAACCGCCCCAAGAGCTTCAGTGAGCGAATGGCCGAGAGCAGATCTGCCGACAAACTCCGAAGGGAACGGGCAGAGAGGCTACAAGTCAACAGGAGTTCAGCGTTCCAATTCGACAAGGCAGAGGTGGACGCATTCAAGGCGGCAGCCGAGGCCAGGAAGGGGTCACCTACAAGGTCACCAACCAGAAATCGACAGACCGAAAGCTTCAGCCGAGAAGACATTCTGCGGTCATGCAATAATCTCAAACCTGCAGGTTTAAAAAGAAGCCAGACTCTTCCCAGTGTACGGAGGAACCTTGATCAGGATGAGCCCGGATCATATCTCCATAGACGAAACCAGAAGTCTGAATCGGAAGCACAAGCAGCTTCGTCTACAAGCTTTGAACATACCGGCTCGGATGAATCTCGCGAAGGGAGTGTGCTAGACAAGACTCCTGACGCTTCGAAATTCGAAGCCTTTTCCTCACTCCACCTTTCTAACCGCATTCTACCTCACTCCTTTCTAACCCGTACCCTTGCTGACAAGAAGGTCCTCCGGATTCCCGATCTTCTGAGAACAGTGAAGGGGCCTGCCTTTGAGCTCCCTGAAACTATCAACGGGGACTATGTGGTCTTCGGAATAGTAGCCTCGAAGTCAGAGCCCAGAGATATTAAAGAGTCGAAAAAAGTGTCCGCAAAAGAAGCTGATCCTTTTGACGAAGgactcaacaacaacagcagataCATGTGCATCCAGCTCACGGACCTGAAATGGACCattgatcttttccttttcgataCTGCTTTCCCGCGATATTACAGACTATCTGAGGGGATTCTCATCGCAATCCTGAACCCAACCATTTTACCCCCACCGAAGCACAAGCTAGATACCAACAAATTCAGTCTCGCAATTTCATCGTCTGACGACAAGGTCCTGGAGATAGGCTATGCGCAAGACATCGGCTTCTGTAAGGCCGTCAGGAAGGACGGCAAAACATGTCAGGCTTGGGTTGACGCCCGTAAGACCGAGTTTTGCGACTTCCACATCGATATCCAAGTTCGACGCACCCAGTCTCAAAGAATGGGCGTAAACGGCGGGACAGGCATGTTCGGTCCCGGTGGACGCTCTGGACCACGAACCGGCTTTTTCGGTGGAGGcaaggggaaaggagaaggacCCCGAAAGGGACTGAAACAAAATGGTGCCCAGTACGATTTCCAATCTCAGTCTCTATACTACGTTGCGCCGGCCCCCAAGTCTCGAGCTGGCAATAGCTCCTCCTTCGTTATGCCAGGAGGCCAGTCTGCCGCTAGACTTATCGATGCCGATGACGAAGACCCATTCATCGCTGCAGGCAGAATGGGTCGCGGAatggaaaacaaagaagaacgATTCCGTAGACGTCTTATGGAACAGCAGCGTGAGCGCGATATCGCCCAGAAGCTCACGTCTCGGGGAATCGGCATGGGCGCCGAATATCTTCGTGCTCGAAATTCCGGGAACAGCTCGTCTCCTCTTCCGGAGAATATCACACCGGCGAAGACAAACCAAAATGCGGCGGAGACCCCTTCGAGTCACTCCGGCCTCCTGGGTTTCAGGAAAGCAAACACGGTGAAGTTAGGCCCGTTGAAGCGCGCTCACGATGGTACACATGGTAGTAGCGTGAAAAAGACCCGCTTCATCACCGCCAAGGGTATCAAGGAAGCCGGACGAGATAGCCTTGGAATGTCCGAAGCGACTAAGACAGGcttcgatgatgacgatgacgacgagcTTGATATCATATAA
- a CDS encoding uncharacterized protein (predicted protein), which produces MRTRSSAPSSEQSKPEQPSKPPLTTEKPGKTFILPSSASDEARFLQLPNPQTGELTRYFFCPKLGIYEFTVVTSSSQSPRSVLFSPKSENNTAPDRKPSKPGNASIAKTAQLLIATPIDVVFFLIPLLCPKSSQAKGLFQPLDDIIDSQDDLPNHFQHVLYDESFKNVLQARAEAICDSMEAGDEKLFRFSEAKLLKELIAKAERMVALGLPASMEERFIRQALSTPLMAVKREDASTNAAPSNSNSDGETAPQEDKETPATTASSTSVPTPSDVSTPATESPPNEPTVSDDVARLLRISTAITFMKDSYLSAALRTKVDELLSSSESPIDFKPMHDHLKRVAELRAEALASRSLGDFSRKRDIDDDEGAESRADKKRRKEEEEKKKKAGESRGVRDLKKVNTTGMKKMSDFFSKAAAKKKS; this is translated from the coding sequence ATGCGCACTCGATCGTCGGCTCCTTCGTCCGAGCAATCAAAGCCGGAACAGCCCTCCAAACCACCGCTGACGACTGAGAAACCCGGCAAGACTTTCATCCTCCCTTCTTCCGCCAGCGACGAAGCTCGGTTCCTCCAATTGCCCAATCCCCAAACCGGAGAACTCACTCGCTATTTCTTCTGCCCAAAGCTGGGAATATATGAATTCACCGTAgtcacatcatcatcgcagTCCCCACGAAGTGTCCTCTTTTCCCCAAAGTCGGAGAACAACACGGCACCTGATAGAAAACCCTCAAAGCCCGGAAATGCGAGTATAGCGAAAACTGCGCAATTGTTAATTGCGACGCCCATAGATGTGGTTTTCTTCCTGATTCCGTTACTATGCCCGAAGTCTTCACAGGCAAAAGGCCTATTCCAACCCCTTGACGACATCATCGACTCGCAAGACGACCTACCCAACCACTTCCAGCACGTTCTCTACGACGAATCTTTCAAGAATGTCTTACAGGCGCGAGCCGAGGCTATTTGCGATTCGATGGAGGCAGGAGATGAAAAATTGTTCCGATTCAGCGAGGCCAAACTCCTTAAGGAACTGATTGCCAAAGCAGAGCGGATGGTAGCACTGGGACTTCCTGCCAGCATGGAAGAACGCTTCATTCGCCAAGCTTTGTCCACACCTCTAATGGCTGTCAAACGAGAGGATGCCTCGACCAATGCGGCGCCGTCCAATAGTAATAGTGACGGCGAAACAGCGCCGCAGGAAGACAAAGAGACACcggcaacaacagcaagctCGACTTCGGTTCCTACGCCCTCGGACGTGTCCACCCCTGCTACAGAGTCGCCTCCCAATGAGCCAACTGTTTCAGATGATGTGGCTCGTCTACTGAGGATCTCGACCGCTATAACCTTCATGAAGGATTCTTACCTGTCTGCAGCTCTGCGCACTAAGGTCGATGAGCTACTTTCCAGCTCCGAGAGCCCTATAGACTTCAAACCTATGCATGATCACCTCAAGCGTGTGGCCGAGCTTCGGGCAGAGGCGCTTGCGTCACGATCTTTAGGGGATTTCAGCCGGAAGCGTGAtatcgatgacgacgaaggcGCCGAGTCACGGGCGGACAAGAAGCGCcgcaaggaggaagaagagaagaaaaagaaggcgGGAGAGTCCCGTGGAGTCCGAGATCTGAAAAAGGTGAATACCACCGGAATGAAAAAGATGAGCGACTTCTTTTCAAAGGCGGCTGCCAAGAAGAAATCTTGA
- a CDS encoding DASH complex subunit DUO1 (predicted protein), with amino-acid sequence MTFRSTAEEMERLQLSDEDTDDLWDSPSKRGTRKVNRTPVKEESTTPPPISSHDGETLFDRQEAREAALRNELQTVRNINQVIESLLSSLDRAKGNMDTVSRTVDSASTLLNTWTRILSQTEHNQRLILNPNWQGAVQDVADLENEERLKQQAAERRERELQEQREAAARRAAEEEKRRTQAAARGTRGRVRSSGLGRTPSVSYSRTNPSATRTTSTATRGSTTTTTRRPDESPEVERAMSPALGDANRVKSPIIRSPVGSPPVPGLASNALPSPSHFAGSGQPGATGFGNSGYGGDVESGRWNMGAFDTSLPIH; translated from the exons ATGACTTTCCGTAGCACTGCGGAGGAAATGGAACGACTCCAACTCTCCGATGAAGACACGGACGACCTCTGGGATTCTCCCTCTAAGCGGGGCACTAGGAAAGTGAATCGAACACCCGTTAAAGAGGAGAGTACCACGCCCCCGCCCATTTCCTCTCACGATGGTGAAACGCTGTTCGACCGCCAAGAAGCGCGCGAGGCAGCCTTGCGGAACGAGTTACAGACTGTCCGGAACATCAATCAGGTGATTGAGAGCCTTCTAAGTAGCCTTGATCGGGCAAAGGGTAACATGGAC ACTGTTTCGCGTACGGTTGATTCCGCGTCAACATTACTAAACACTTGGACGCGAATTCTCTCCCAGACAGAGCATAATCAGCGGTTGATCCTCAATCCAAACTGGCAAGGTGCTGTTCAAGATGTCGCCGACTTGGAGAACGAAGAACGCCTCAAGCAACAGGCCGCGGAAAGACGTGAACGAGAGTTGCAGGAACAGAGGGAGGCCGCGGCTCGGAGAgccgcggaagaagagaagagaagaacgCAAGCCGCTGCTCGAGGCACACGTGGCAGGGTCCGCAGCAGCGGTCTGGGAAGAACACCAAGTGTCTCCTACTCAAGAACCAATCCGAGTGCAACAAGGACCACATCAACTGCGACAAGAGGATCTACAACCACAACTACACGGAGACCG GATGAATCGCCCGAAGTTGAACGGGCAATGTCGCCTGCCCTCGGCGATGCCAATCGCGTGAAATCGCCCATTATCAGATCTCCTGTCGGCTCTCCTCCGGTTCCAGGTCTCGCATCCAACGCGCTTCCGTCACCGAGTCACTTCGCCGGCAGTGGTCAACCAGGAGCAACTGGGTTTGGAAACAGTGGCTATGGCGGAGATGTCGAAAGTGGGAGATGGAATATGGGAGCTTTCGATACGAGCCTACCCATCC ACTAA
- a CDS encoding formin-binding protein HOF1 (predicted proline-serine-threonine phosphatase-interacting protein (PSTPIP)), translating into MPGTVADGPTVAMSFANNFWGKDDAGVGPMLERMHTAKVSCDELKTFYNIRAAIEEEYARKLLALCRKPLGSTELGSLRSSFDVVRGETEAIAKAHGAIAGQMKRELEEPLVAFAGGSKERRKIIQTGIERLLKTKMQQTQTVNKTRDRYEQDCLRIKGYLAQGHMVMGQEERKNKAKLEKTQIQLASSSSEYEAAIKVLEETTGRWNKEWKSACDKFQDLEEERLDFTKSSLWAYANIASTVCVSDDASCEKIRLSLENCEVEKDIVYFIKERGTGQDIPDPPRFINFCRGDINDTSSEVSEEDGFSVAQFQRTINPAFRSSSPQPSTYESHHDPQSDLANQMAHNNPPTPTSRETTVTPQKPTQQPAPLDLRRGGQLPPNYDPSEHGEIGSVPHNAYPTDAPSSNYSSASVATPPPAYNDSSVKRLDAPQPAFTSAQMQKTTQKYTGQTHNMLRGSGNTSGLATRNRAQSDAPRARSPTPRRSASPQVNSPRVDTRMSQYSRGPSRGPSPSPSTYQSSSMRSRFSQSPTVSTPPQRPADVAYSPHEYPRRTSPNPMSRGVSPQPQFRQQARPSSAGGMELQLANQVDMYGGDHGSPRQAGKPGSFYDAGSHRSRSRSRTLAVADPGRQFSRDGRPILHFARAMYSYTAAIPEELGFTKGDVLSVIRLQDDGWWEAEVTTTRGRTGLVPSNYLQII; encoded by the exons ATGCCCGGAACAGTGGCTGATGGGCCAACAGTGGCCATGTCCT TTGCCAACAACTTCTGGGGCAAGGATGACGCAGGTGTTGGGCCCATGCTTGAACGCATGCACACTGCCAAAGTTTCTTGTGATGAACTTAAGACGTTCTATAACA TCCGTGCTGCCATTGAAGAGGAATATGCGCGCAAGCTTCTGGCTCTTTGCCGAAAACCTCTCGGGTCGACCGAGTTAGGCTCCCTTCGATCGTCCTTCGACGTTGTCCGCGGCGAAACAGAGGCCATCGCTAAGGCACACGGAGCTATAGCGGGACAGATGAAAAGGGAGCTGGAAGAACCACTGGTAGCGTTTGCTGGTGGAtcgaaggagagaagaaagatcaTACAAACAGGGATCGAGCGTCTGCTAAAAACCAAGATGCAGCAGACTCAAACAGTGAATAAG ACCCGGGATCGATATGAGCAAGACTGCCTAAGGATCAAGGGATATCTCGCCCAGGGACATATGGTCATGGGACAGGAAGAACgcaaaaacaaagcaaagctggagaagacgcagaTACAGCTGGCCTCCAGCAGCAGTGAGTATGAAGCTGCCATTAAAGTGCTCGAAGAGACCACTGGTCGCTGGAATAAAGAATGGAAATCAGCCTGTGAC AAATTCCAAGACctcgaagaggaaagacTCGACTTTACTAAGAGTAGCCTGTGGGCTTATGCGAACATTGCATCTACTGTTTGCGTTAGCGACGATGCT TCGTGCGAAAAGATCCGCCTTTCTCTAGAAAACTGtgaggttgagaaggataTTGTATActtcatcaaggaaaggGGAACTGGCCAGGATATCCCAGACCCTCCCCGATTCATTAATTTCTGCCGGGGTGATATCAACGATACGAGCTCGGAGGTctcggaagaagatggctTTTCTGTAGCCCAATTCCAGCGTACGATCAACCCAGCGTTTCGCAGTTCTTCCCCGCAACCGTCGACTTATGAATCACATCACGACCCTCAGTCCGACCTGGCAAATCAGATGGCTCATAACAACCCTCCTACGCCTACAAGCAGGGAAACTACCGTCACTCCGCAGAAGCCGACTCAACAGCCAGCGCCCTTGGATCTTCGCCGAGGTGGTCAACTGCCGCCGAACTACGACCCCAGCGAGCATGGAGAGATTGGCAGTGTACCTCACAATGCGTATCCAACGGATG CTCCTAGTTCTAATTACAGCAGCGCATCTGTGGCGACTCCGCCCCCGGCATATAACGACTCTTCGGTGAAACGTCTTGATGCCCCGCAGCCCGCCTTCACGTCCGCGCAAATGCAGAAGACGACGCAGAAGTACACAGGACAAACGCATAACATGCTTCGTGGTAGCGGCAACACCTCTGGACTTGCAACTAGAAACCGTGCACAATCAGACGCACCTCGTGCCAGATCTCCTACCCCAAGACGAAGCGCAAGTCCTCAAGTCAACAGCCCCCGCGTAGATACCCGCATGAGTCAGTACAGCAGAGGACCAAGCAGAGGACCAAGCCCGAGCCCAAGCACATATCAATCCAGCAGCATGAGAAGTCGGTTCAGTCAGTCACCGACTGTATCTACCCCGCCCCAGCGGCCAGCTGATGTAGCATACTCGCCCCATGAGTACCCAAGGCGAACTTCTCCAAATCCCATGAGCCGTGGCGTTTCACCGCAGCCACAGTTCAGGCAACAGGCCCGTCCCTCGAGTGCTGGAGGTATGGAGTTGCAGCTCGCCAATCAAGTCGACATGTACGGAGGTGACCACGGTTCGCCAAGGCAAGCTGGAAAACCAGGATCCTTTTATGACGCAGGAAGCCATAGAAGCAGGTCCAGGAGCAGGACCCTGGCCGTTGCGGATCCTGGCAGACAGTTCAGCCGGGATGGTCGCCCCATTCTCCACTTCG CCCGAGCCATGTACAGCTATACCGCTGCCATCCcagaagaactgggtttCACCAAAGGTGATGTTCTATCGGTCATTCGACTTCAAGACGACGGCTGGTGGGAAGCTGAAGTTACTACCACCCGTGGACGGACCGGTTTGGTCCCCAGCAATTACTTGCAAATTATCTAA